One genomic segment of Calonectris borealis chromosome 18, bCalBor7.hap1.2, whole genome shotgun sequence includes these proteins:
- the CRYBA4 gene encoding beta-crystallin A4, with protein MTHRCRRSSGLWKIVVWDEAFFQGKKHEFTADCYSTPEYGFSTVGSCKIESGAWAGFEHCGFQGQQFVLERGEYPCWEAWSGSNAYHVERMCSFRPIACADHGRSRLMLFEQENFQGRWGELSDDCPSLPALGWGSSAVGSFLVRSGAWVCSQYPGYRGFQYLLESDSRAGEYKHVREWGSHAQTGQVQSIRRVQQ; from the exons ATGACCCACCGCTGCAGGAGATCCTCCGGTCTCTGGAAG ATCGTGGTGTGGGATGAGGCTTTCTTCCAGGGCAAGAAGCACGAGTTCACCGCCGACTGCTACAGCACCCCGGAGTACGGCTTCAGCACCGTCGGCTCCTGCAAGATCGAGAGTGGGGC GTGGGCAGGCTTCGAGCACTGTGGCTTCCAGGGGCAGCAGTTTGTGCTGGAGCGTGGCGAGTACCCGTGCTGGGAGGCGTGGAGCGGCAGCAACGCCTACCACGTGGAGAGGATGTGCTCCTTCCGCCCCATCGCCTGCGCC GACCACGGGCGCAGCAGGCTGATGCTTTTCGAGCAGGAGAACTTCCAGGGCAGGTGGGGGGAGCTGAGCGATGactgcccctcgctgcccgccctgggctggggcagcagcgcCGTGGGCTCCTTCCTCGTCCGCTCCGGCGC GTGGGTCTGCTCGCAGTACCCGGGGTACCGGGGCTTCCAGTACCTCCTGGAGAGCGACAGCCGCGCGGGCGAGTACAAGCACGTGCGGGAGTGGGGCTCCCACGCGCAGACGGGCCAGGTCCAGTCCATCCGCAGGGTCCAGCAGTGA
- the CRYBB1 gene encoding beta-crystallin B1, with protein sequence MSETTKPTAPSQAAEEKEKAAPAPTPSLDPAPVANSKGEEPSTEAFRIIVFEQENFQGRQMEFTTECPNLGDRGFERVRSVIVTSGPWVAYEQANMRGEMFILEKGEYPRWDTWSSSYRSDCFMSMRPIKMEAEDHKISLYESADFKGNKMEIQEDDVPSLWAYGFCDRVGSVQVPSGTWVGYQYPGYRGYQYLFETGDFRHWNEWSAFQPQIQSIRRIRDMQWDQKGTFVTPDVPSD encoded by the exons ATGTCTGAAACCACAAAGcccactgctcccagccaggctgcggaggagaaggagaaggcgGCCCCAGCGCCAACTCCATCCCTCGACCCTGCTCCTGTCGCGAACAGCAAGGGCGAGGAGCCCTCCACAGAAGCCTTCAGG ATCATCGTCTTCGAGCAGGAGAACTTCCAGGGCAGACAGATGGAGTTCACAACCGAGTGCCCGAACCTGGGGGACCGTGGCTTTGAACGGGTGCGCAGCGTCATCGTCACCTCTGGACC CTGGGTGGCCTATGAGCAGGCCAACATGCGCGGGGAGATGTTCATCTTGGAGAAAGGCGAGTACCCTCGCTGGGACACCTGGTCTAGCAGCTACCGGAGCGACTGCTTCATGTCCATGCGTCCCATCAAAATG GAGGCCGAGGACCACAAAATCTCCCTGTATGAGTCTGCTGACTTCAAGGGCAACAAGATGGAAATCCAAGAGGACGATGTGCCCAGCCTCTGGGCTTACGGCTTCTGCGACCGCGTGGGCAGCGTGCAGGTGCCCAGTGGAAC CTGGGTCGGGTACCAGTACCCTGGATACAGAGGCTACCAGTACCTCTTCGAGACCGGAGACTTCCGACACTGGAACGAGTGGTCTGCCTTCCAGCCCCAGATCCAGTCCATCCGCCGCATCCGGGACATGCAGTGGGACCAGAAGGGCACTTTTGTCACCCCCGACGTGCCCTCCGACTGA